Proteins encoded by one window of Emticicia oligotrophica DSM 17448:
- a CDS encoding proline iminopeptidase-family hydrolase: MKHLFLLLAAVFLLVNCSKKQNIQESQQSISSTEEVQTGGVKMVEIETPVGKFKVWTKKFGDNPRIKILLLHGGPAMTHEYMECFESFFPKEGFEMYEYDQLGSYYSDQPDNDSLWTTPRFVEEVEQVRRALGLNKDNFYLLGNSWGGILAMEYALKYQDNLKGLIISNMMPSIPDYEKYNTELRSQMRKSLVDSLNAFEAKGDFKNPVYVDLVTREYYNKHICRLPEWPEPVNRTFKHLNEHIYVLMQGPSEFKVGGRLITWDRKASLPNIKVPTLAIGAKYDTMDPKAMEQLSKAVQKGRYLYCPDGSHLSFWDDQKTYFPNVIQFIKDVDENRF, encoded by the coding sequence ATGAAACACCTTTTCCTTTTATTAGCTGCTGTTTTTTTACTAGTCAATTGTAGCAAAAAACAAAATATCCAAGAGTCCCAGCAATCAATATCAAGTACTGAAGAAGTACAAACTGGTGGGGTAAAAATGGTTGAAATTGAAACCCCTGTGGGAAAATTTAAAGTCTGGACCAAAAAGTTTGGTGATAATCCTCGCATAAAAATCTTACTCTTGCACGGCGGCCCAGCCATGACCCATGAGTATATGGAGTGTTTTGAAAGCTTCTTTCCAAAAGAAGGCTTTGAAATGTATGAATACGACCAATTAGGCTCTTATTACTCCGACCAGCCCGATAATGATTCACTCTGGACAACCCCACGCTTTGTAGAAGAAGTAGAACAAGTACGTAGGGCTTTAGGCTTAAATAAAGACAACTTTTATTTATTAGGAAATTCTTGGGGAGGTATTTTGGCAATGGAATATGCTCTAAAATACCAAGATAATCTTAAAGGATTAATAATCAGCAATATGATGCCTAGTATTCCTGATTATGAAAAATATAATACTGAATTGAGAAGCCAGATGAGAAAATCTCTGGTTGATTCGCTCAATGCTTTTGAAGCCAAGGGTGATTTTAAAAACCCCGTGTACGTAGATTTAGTTACTCGTGAATATTATAATAAACATATTTGCCGCTTACCCGAATGGCCTGAGCCAGTCAATCGTACATTCAAACATTTGAATGAGCATATTTATGTACTGATGCAAGGGCCGAGTGAGTTCAAAGTCGGTGGTCGCCTCATCACTTGGGATAGAAAAGCTAGTTTACCTAATATAAAAGTTCCTACCTTAGCTATCGGTGCAAAATATGATACCATGGACCCCAAAGCCATGGAACAATTAAGTAAAGCTGTACAAAAAGGAAGATATTTGTATTGTCCTGATGGTAGTCATTTATCTTTTTGGGATGACCAAAAAACCTATTTCCCGAATGTCATCCAATTTATAAAAGATGTAGATGAAAATCGGTTTTGA
- a CDS encoding TVP38/TMEM64 family protein translates to MKFSIKYSFPLISSIFLTIIPLIFSSALTVAVITHEQIVLDFSWQDWVWATLICCITCTFAFTPPTLLALIFGYFIGWQAVLPVFLMNMVAIFLVNAVTKRIDGDKFRAYLSENKKVNAILENIRKEELKFIFFTKLSPILPFALTNFVFALSGAKLKNILIGGFFGMIPRTLLAVWTGSQAKEIRRLLENPNEGNLQKILIIILVIVSVGGVMYYVLPKKSS, encoded by the coding sequence TTGAAATTCTCTATCAAATACTCTTTTCCGCTCATTTCTTCTATTTTTCTGACGATTATCCCTCTTATTTTCAGTTCGGCACTTACGGTTGCGGTTATCACACATGAGCAAATAGTATTAGATTTTAGTTGGCAAGATTGGGTTTGGGCAACTTTGATTTGTTGCATTACTTGTACTTTTGCCTTTACTCCTCCTACCCTTTTGGCTCTGATATTTGGCTATTTTATTGGTTGGCAAGCAGTTTTGCCCGTTTTTTTAATGAATATGGTAGCCATTTTTTTAGTAAATGCCGTTACCAAAAGAATTGATGGTGATAAATTCAGAGCTTATCTTTCTGAAAATAAGAAAGTGAACGCTATTTTAGAGAATATCAGAAAGGAAGAATTGAAATTTATTTTTTTTACTAAATTATCGCCTATTCTACCCTTTGCTCTTACAAACTTTGTTTTTGCGTTATCGGGAGCAAAACTGAAAAATATTCTTATTGGCGGTTTTTTTGGAATGATTCCACGCACATTATTAGCCGTCTGGACGGGTTCTCAGGCGAAAGAAATCAGACGTTTACTAGAAAACCCCAACGAAGGCAACCTACAAAAAATATTGATAATTATCTTAGTTATTGTATCAGTGGGAGGTGTGATGTATTATGTCTTACCTAAGAAAAGTAGTTGA
- a CDS encoding isoamylase early set domain-containing protein — MSSKKIDFLLPADVAAGATSGILLGNFNNWDSNQGVALKKQKDGSLKATVTLQAGLYEYRYLLNDGRWVNDTQASKYIPEFAVENCVIEVVADAPVAPAPKAKAVKAKTTAEPVAAKAPAKTAKAKTAEPKVETKAKAKKA; from the coding sequence ATGTCAAGTAAAAAAATTGATTTTCTTCTTCCTGCTGATGTTGCTGCTGGTGCAACTTCTGGTATCTTACTAGGTAATTTCAATAACTGGGATTCAAACCAAGGAGTAGCTCTTAAAAAACAAAAAGATGGTTCATTAAAAGCAACTGTAACATTACAGGCTGGTTTGTACGAGTACCGTTATTTATTAAATGATGGTCGTTGGGTAAATGATACACAAGCTTCAAAATATATTCCTGAGTTCGCAGTAGAAAACTGTGTGATTGAAGTTGTAGCTGATGCTCCTGTAGCTCCGGCTCCGAAAGCAAAAGCTGTTAAAGCTAAAACAACTGCTGAGCCAGTAGCTGCCAAAGCACCTGCCAAGACTGCGAAAGCAAAAACCGCTGAGCCAAAAGTAGAAACTAAAGCTAAAGCAAAAAAAGCATAA
- a CDS encoding pentapeptide repeat-containing protein, whose amino-acid sequence MIKPIIEEEEFSGINFTQETFRKGEYEGCSFIGCDFSNLHLSNYDFVECTFEDCNLSNVRLSNTSMKQVKFKNCKLLGVNFGECNPFLFAVSFDDCFLHLAGFFKLKMKATKFKNCNLKEVDFTETDLTNAIFDNCELVSAVFERSILEKVDFRTAQNFSIDPELNKIKKARFSQLNVRGLLDKYHIDIEN is encoded by the coding sequence ATGATCAAGCCAATCATAGAAGAAGAAGAGTTTAGCGGAATAAATTTCACACAAGAAACTTTCCGCAAAGGCGAGTATGAGGGTTGTTCATTTATTGGCTGTGATTTTTCAAATTTACATCTTTCAAACTACGATTTTGTTGAATGTACATTTGAAGACTGTAACCTCAGCAATGTAAGGCTTAGCAATACTTCTATGAAGCAAGTGAAGTTTAAAAATTGCAAACTGCTCGGGGTAAATTTTGGGGAATGTAATCCTTTTTTGTTTGCGGTGAGTTTCGATGACTGTTTCTTACATTTGGCAGGCTTTTTCAAACTTAAAATGAAAGCCACTAAATTTAAGAACTGTAATTTGAAAGAAGTCGATTTTACAGAAACAGACCTTACAAACGCCATTTTTGATAATTGTGAATTAGTATCGGCTGTTTTTGAGCGTAGTATCTTAGAAAAAGTAGATTTTAGAACCGCACAAAACTTTTCAATCGACCCAGAATTAAACAAAATCAAAAAAGCGAGGTTCTCTCAACTTAATGTGAGAGGGCTTTTAGATAAATATCATATTGATATAGAAAATTAG
- a CDS encoding MBL fold metallo-hydrolase yields MKYFTSIFFTLFGANLAFAQNPYVQVLGIAQDGGFPQANCQKECCKAVFAGKTPRQLVSCIAIIDPISNQQWLFDATPDFTQQLHLLNEPKPQNLGIFLTHAHIGHYTGLMYLGREAMGSNHVKVYAMPKMKTFIEQNGPWSQLVSLKNIDLQLIKEDSLIKLNERISVQAFRVPHRDEFSETVGYKIITSDKSLIFIPDIDKWQKWNKDLATMVKSVDYALLDGTFYQDGEISRPMSEVPHPFVSETMALLAPLAAKEKSKVHFIHFNHTNPVMNEKSAAYKVVHQKGFQVAFQGQKLRL; encoded by the coding sequence ATGAAATACTTTACATCCATATTTTTTACTCTTTTTGGAGCGAATTTAGCTTTTGCACAAAATCCTTACGTACAAGTTTTGGGTATTGCCCAAGATGGTGGTTTTCCGCAAGCCAATTGTCAAAAAGAATGTTGTAAAGCTGTTTTTGCAGGAAAAACCCCTCGCCAATTAGTTTCTTGCATAGCGATTATCGACCCCATATCGAACCAACAATGGCTTTTTGATGCTACGCCAGATTTTACCCAGCAATTACATTTACTCAATGAGCCTAAGCCACAAAATTTAGGTATTTTTCTTACGCACGCCCATATAGGGCATTATACTGGCCTAATGTATTTGGGTAGAGAAGCGATGGGGAGCAATCATGTAAAGGTTTATGCAATGCCTAAAATGAAAACCTTTATTGAACAAAATGGTCCTTGGAGCCAGTTGGTAAGTCTAAAAAACATTGATTTACAACTTATCAAAGAAGATTCATTAATCAAACTCAATGAGCGAATCAGTGTGCAAGCATTTCGAGTTCCACACCGTGATGAATTTTCGGAAACTGTTGGTTATAAAATCATTACCTCTGATAAAAGCCTTATTTTTATTCCAGATATTGATAAATGGCAAAAATGGAATAAAGATTTGGCTACCATGGTGAAATCGGTAGATTATGCCCTGCTTGATGGCACATTTTATCAAGATGGCGAAATCAGTCGGCCCATGAGTGAAGTTCCGCACCCATTTGTAAGCGAAACAATGGCACTTTTAGCCCCTCTTGCTGCAAAAGAAAAATCAAAAGTTCATTTTATACACTTTAATCACACAAACCCTGTCATGAATGAAAAGTCTGCTGCTTATAAAGTAGTGCATCAAAAAGGCTTTCAAGTTGCATTCCAAGGGCAAAAACTACGATTATGA
- a CDS encoding S8 family peptidase produces MKIKLLLIFLLGCTCFSSLHAQIKYKYLVLLKDKINSPYSVNNPLSYLSQKAIDRRFKQGIKITTNDLPPNPAYIDAIKQTGATVIYKSRWMNAVLVEATETQKNTILSLNSVKSIEFNRPLKQARARTNKDKFTFETVETLNYGDATAQIQLLGADVMHNQGFHGEGILVALLDDGYLNVNTSTCLQHLVQQNKILKVYDFVDNDNSVYEQGGHGTSVLSTMAGFIENQIIGPAFGASFALFRTEDNSSETPLEEANWLFAAEMADSVGADIISSSLGYSTFDNSADDYTPSMMDGKTALSTRAADFAAATGMVVVVSAGNSGDDPSWQIITAPADADSVLAIGAVSRSGVYAFFSSIGNSADGRIKPDVVAVGSGTALCNTSGTTSTSNGTSFSAPLVAGLVAGFWQAFPYLTAQEVIQCIRKSGHQFASPTIQLGYGYANFSRASTAAQSEYSLTAIEPSHDIVSVSILPSNKLEITLKFSNQLINNNLRIGFIEQSSNQIIYQDTFILNTNETTKVISLSTLNPDILLRIEDLTQKKTLKIMRW; encoded by the coding sequence ATGAAAATAAAACTACTACTTATATTTTTATTAGGCTGTACATGCTTTTCGAGTCTTCATGCCCAAATAAAATACAAATACTTAGTTTTACTAAAAGATAAAATCAACTCTCCTTATTCAGTAAATAATCCTTTAAGCTATTTATCTCAAAAAGCCATTGACCGACGCTTCAAACAAGGAATTAAGATAACAACAAACGATTTACCACCAAACCCTGCTTATATTGATGCTATTAAGCAGACAGGGGCAACAGTTATTTACAAATCGAGATGGATGAATGCAGTATTGGTTGAAGCAACTGAAACTCAAAAAAATACGATTTTATCCTTAAACTCAGTGAAAAGTATCGAGTTTAATCGTCCGCTTAAACAAGCTCGTGCGAGAACAAATAAAGATAAATTTACCTTTGAAACTGTTGAAACGCTAAATTATGGCGATGCCACCGCCCAAATACAGCTTTTGGGGGCAGATGTCATGCATAATCAAGGCTTTCATGGCGAAGGAATATTGGTTGCACTACTCGATGATGGCTACTTGAATGTAAATACAAGTACATGCCTGCAACATTTAGTTCAACAAAATAAAATTCTCAAAGTTTATGATTTTGTAGATAACGATAACTCTGTTTACGAACAAGGTGGCCACGGAACCTCTGTATTGAGCACAATGGCTGGTTTTATTGAAAATCAGATAATTGGCCCAGCTTTTGGAGCATCTTTTGCCTTATTTCGCACAGAGGATAATTCTTCTGAGACCCCGCTTGAAGAAGCCAATTGGCTTTTTGCAGCCGAAATGGCCGATAGCGTAGGGGCTGATATAATCAGTTCATCATTAGGTTATAGTACTTTTGATAATTCAGCCGATGATTATACACCTTCAATGATGGACGGCAAAACGGCCTTATCTACCCGTGCAGCTGATTTTGCAGCAGCCACAGGAATGGTCGTGGTTGTTTCGGCGGGAAACTCAGGAGATGATCCTTCTTGGCAAATCATAACGGCACCTGCCGATGCAGATTCGGTTCTTGCCATTGGAGCAGTGTCTCGCTCGGGTGTTTACGCTTTTTTTAGCTCAATAGGCAATTCAGCCGATGGCCGTATAAAACCCGATGTCGTGGCTGTTGGCAGTGGTACTGCACTCTGCAATACCTCAGGAACAACATCAACGAGCAATGGCACTTCATTTTCTGCCCCGCTTGTAGCTGGCTTAGTTGCTGGTTTTTGGCAAGCCTTCCCCTATCTCACAGCTCAAGAAGTCATACAATGCATCAGAAAATCAGGACATCAGTTTGCTTCACCTACTATTCAATTAGGTTATGGCTATGCCAATTTTTCAAGGGCCAGCACTGCTGCTCAGAGTGAATATTCACTTACGGCCATTGAGCCTTCCCATGACATAGTATCGGTTAGTATTTTACCTTCCAATAAATTAGAAATAACGCTTAAATTCTCGAATCAACTTATCAACAATAATTTAAGAATTGGCTTTATTGAACAAAGTTCAAATCAAATCATTTATCAAGACACTTTCATACTTAACACCAACGAAACAACGAAAGTGATTTCTCTAAGTACACTTAATCCCGATATTTTACTCAGAATTGAAGATTTAACTCAGAAAAAAACACTCAAAATCATGCGTTGGTAA
- the bshC gene encoding bacillithiol biosynthesis cysteine-adding enzyme BshC produces MPCQQIELNSVGAFPKLFLDYISKNDSLLKFYNQYPDIQGFDKVIQTRQFSEDKRKTLVSVLKKQYQGLSNSPNFDTLLQANTFTVTTGHQLNIFTGPLYVIYKIITIINLAKKLKAQFPAYNFVPVYWMASEDHDFAEIASFNLFGKTYKWETEQKGAVGRMNPAELETIFAELPEKPELFERAYLNNSTLAAAVRQYMHELFANESLICLDADDADLKAIFTGVIKDDLLNHSANKIVTETSEELNKMGYHTQITPREINFFYLQEGLRERIVREDGVYKVLNSDLAFSENEILQILEQNPERFSPNVVLRPLYQETILPNLAYIGGPSEVPYWLQLKGIFDHYGEQFPLLMPRNFALVINQASQKRIDKLGITAEELFADEVTLRRSYVERNSENSLSLAFEIDDINEVFERILRKSLAIDQTMKGPVEAEKVKIISSLENLEKRIKKAEERNQETAVTQLLGLKQKLFPDGGLQERKENFLNFYLNDKSFIEKLLEAFDPIDYRFNIIEI; encoded by the coding sequence ATGCCCTGTCAACAAATAGAGTTAAATTCGGTCGGTGCATTTCCGAAACTGTTTTTAGATTATATTTCGAAAAACGATTCTCTCCTAAAATTCTACAATCAATATCCTGATATTCAAGGATTTGACAAAGTAATACAAACTCGGCAATTCTCGGAAGACAAGCGAAAAACATTGGTTTCAGTTTTAAAAAAGCAATATCAAGGTTTAAGCAATAGTCCTAATTTTGATACACTCCTACAAGCCAATACTTTTACAGTTACAACTGGGCACCAACTCAACATATTCACTGGGCCATTATATGTAATCTATAAAATCATTACGATTATTAATTTGGCTAAAAAGCTGAAAGCTCAATTTCCTGCATACAACTTCGTACCCGTTTATTGGATGGCCAGCGAAGACCATGATTTTGCAGAAATTGCTTCGTTTAACCTTTTTGGAAAAACTTATAAATGGGAAACCGAACAAAAAGGAGCAGTGGGAAGAATGAATCCCGCAGAGTTAGAGACCATATTTGCCGAACTTCCTGAAAAGCCAGAGTTATTTGAGCGTGCCTACCTCAATAATTCTACGCTCGCAGCGGCCGTACGCCAATATATGCATGAGCTTTTTGCGAATGAAAGTCTCATTTGTTTAGATGCTGATGACGCTGATTTAAAAGCCATTTTCACGGGTGTCATTAAAGACGATTTACTCAATCATTCAGCCAATAAAATTGTAACTGAAACATCTGAGGAACTCAATAAAATGGGTTATCATACGCAAATCACTCCGCGTGAAATCAACTTCTTTTATTTACAAGAAGGTTTACGCGAGCGTATTGTGCGAGAAGATGGGGTTTATAAGGTTTTAAACTCCGATTTGGCTTTCTCTGAAAATGAAATTTTACAAATTCTTGAGCAAAATCCAGAGCGATTCAGTCCAAATGTTGTTTTACGCCCATTATATCAAGAAACAATTCTACCAAATTTAGCTTATATCGGTGGGCCTTCAGAAGTACCTTATTGGTTACAACTGAAAGGTATTTTTGATCATTATGGCGAACAATTCCCTCTTTTAATGCCTCGAAATTTTGCTTTGGTGATTAACCAAGCGAGCCAAAAGCGTATAGATAAATTAGGTATTACAGCCGAAGAACTTTTTGCCGATGAAGTAACCCTTCGCAGAAGCTACGTAGAACGTAATTCTGAAAACTCGTTGAGCTTAGCATTTGAAATAGATGATATCAATGAAGTTTTTGAGCGAATTCTTCGTAAATCTTTGGCCATTGATCAAACGATGAAAGGACCTGTTGAAGCAGAAAAAGTAAAGATAATTTCATCGCTCGAAAACCTTGAAAAACGCATCAAGAAAGCCGAAGAACGTAATCAGGAAACAGCCGTTACTCAACTCTTAGGCTTAAAGCAAAAGCTATTTCCAGATGGAGGTTTACAAGAACGCAAGGAAAATTTCTTGAACTTCTATCTAAACGATAAATCGTTTATTGAAAAACTCCTCGAAGCCTTCGACCCCATTGATTATCGCTTCAATATTATTGAGATATAA
- a CDS encoding SDR family oxidoreductase: protein MKKILVIGSTGLLGKPVAFALQNAGFELTLFVRNDSLVKDIFPNTKIIKGDLAIKSDVEKAMQGQDAIFLNLSVKQTEKLTDFHAEGEGLDTIIEAAHKAGIKRIAYLSSLVHLYQGMNNFDWWVFRIKQEAVQKIKKSGIPYSIFYPSTFMESIFYQSKQGSKIALGGKSEYPMYYISAKDYAQQVAKSFEVLPESESYDFVVQGLEAFTQDAAAKEFIKYYTKENLGIMWAPMFVMKLMGVFSQKFNYGYHIVEALNKYPEKFEAQQTWELLGKPQITLKSFAENL from the coding sequence ATGAAAAAAATACTTGTTATTGGCTCGACTGGTTTGCTTGGAAAACCCGTTGCCTTTGCACTGCAAAATGCAGGCTTTGAGTTAACACTTTTTGTCAGAAATGATTCATTGGTGAAAGATATTTTCCCCAATACAAAAATCATTAAAGGCGATTTAGCGATTAAATCAGATGTAGAAAAAGCAATGCAAGGCCAAGATGCCATTTTCTTAAATTTATCAGTTAAGCAAACCGAAAAATTAACCGATTTTCATGCCGAAGGAGAAGGCTTAGATACCATCATTGAAGCTGCTCATAAAGCAGGCATTAAACGAATCGCTTATTTATCTTCACTTGTACATCTTTATCAAGGTATGAATAACTTTGATTGGTGGGTTTTTAGAATTAAGCAAGAAGCCGTGCAGAAAATCAAAAAATCAGGTATTCCTTATTCGATTTTTTATCCTTCTACTTTCATGGAAAGTATCTTTTATCAATCTAAGCAAGGAAGTAAGATTGCTTTGGGTGGTAAATCTGAATATCCGATGTATTATATTTCAGCAAAAGATTATGCTCAGCAAGTAGCGAAATCTTTTGAAGTTTTGCCTGAATCTGAAAGTTATGATTTTGTAGTTCAGGGTTTAGAAGCTTTCACACAAGATGCCGCCGCCAAAGAATTTATTAAGTATTATACAAAGGAGAACTTAGGAATAATGTGGGCTCCAATGTTTGTCATGAAATTGATGGGCGTATTTAGCCAAAAATTTAATTATGGTTATCATATCGTGGAAGCTTTGAATAAATACCCAGAAAAATTTGAAGCCCAACAAACGTGGGAGTTGTTGGGTAAACCACAAATAACCCTGAAGTCTTTTGCTGAAAATCTGTGA
- a CDS encoding AMP-dependent synthetase/ligase, translating to MSYSISRVFELLDTSIAKYNKPDVFASKIKGEWQLVSAADFLQSINQLSLGLLSIGIKRGDKIAVISESRPEWNIVDFAIQQVGAIGVPLYPNITVEDYRYIFNDASIKLVFVGDADLLKKAQTAAKDAPSVQEIYCFDKIIGSKHWKEVSESAKNEDVEKLESIKQSIKTDDLLTIIYTSGTTGNPKGVMLSHLNLISNFESCRDNFPIDETCRALSFLPLNHVYERMVLYLYMSKGMSIYYAQNMATIADDLRDVKPQIFTTVPRLLEKVYDKIVAKGYELSGLKRKIFLWALDLGLKYDPNQQFSAWYNFQLKWAQKLVFSKWQEALGGNIRMICSGAAALQPRLARVFWAAGIPVSEGYGMTETSPVIATNRVMPLDLRISTVGPIIDGTTVKIAEDGEILVKGPNVMLGYYNKPELTKEVIDADGWLHTGDIGKLDEGKYLKITDRKKEIFKTSGGKYVAPQVLENKMKESVFIEQMMVVGESQKFPAALIIPEFVALRDWCKTQGIDYTTDAEIIKNQQVLKLIFSEISKFNKEFAQYEQVKKFTLLANPWTIEGGEVTPTLKPKRKVITAKYKDLIDRMYE from the coding sequence ATGTCGTATTCCATCTCCAGAGTTTTCGAATTATTAGATACTTCCATTGCTAAATACAATAAACCCGATGTTTTTGCTTCAAAAATCAAAGGTGAATGGCAGCTTGTTTCGGCTGCTGATTTCTTGCAGTCTATCAACCAATTAAGTTTAGGCTTATTAAGTATTGGCATTAAGCGAGGCGATAAAATCGCTGTTATTTCCGAAAGTCGCCCCGAATGGAATATCGTCGATTTTGCGATTCAACAAGTCGGTGCCATTGGCGTGCCGCTTTACCCCAACATTACGGTAGAGGATTACAGGTATATTTTCAATGATGCCAGTATCAAATTAGTTTTCGTGGGCGATGCTGACCTGCTAAAAAAAGCACAAACAGCGGCCAAAGATGCCCCAAGTGTGCAAGAAATTTATTGTTTTGATAAAATCATAGGTAGCAAACATTGGAAAGAGGTTTCGGAAAGTGCCAAAAACGAAGATGTCGAAAAATTAGAAAGTATCAAACAAAGCATCAAAACCGATGATTTGCTTACAATCATTTATACTTCAGGTACTACGGGCAATCCAAAAGGAGTTATGCTTTCGCACCTAAATTTAATCAGCAATTTTGAATCATGCCGTGATAATTTCCCAATTGATGAAACTTGTCGAGCATTGAGCTTTCTTCCGCTCAACCACGTGTACGAACGCATGGTTTTGTACTTATACATGAGCAAGGGGATGTCAATATATTATGCTCAAAATATGGCTACTATTGCCGATGATTTACGCGATGTAAAACCACAAATTTTCACAACCGTGCCACGTTTACTTGAAAAAGTTTACGATAAAATCGTGGCGAAAGGCTATGAATTGAGTGGACTCAAACGTAAGATATTTCTCTGGGCACTTGATTTAGGGCTCAAATATGACCCAAACCAACAATTTAGTGCTTGGTATAATTTCCAATTAAAATGGGCACAAAAGCTGGTTTTTAGTAAGTGGCAAGAAGCTTTAGGCGGAAATATCCGCATGATTTGTTCAGGAGCCGCAGCCTTACAACCTCGTTTAGCTAGGGTTTTCTGGGCGGCAGGAATTCCAGTTTCAGAAGGTTATGGAATGACCGAAACTTCGCCAGTAATTGCTACTAATCGAGTAATGCCTTTAGATTTGCGAATCAGCACAGTAGGGCCAATCATTGATGGCACTACCGTGAAAATTGCTGAAGATGGCGAAATCTTGGTTAAAGGACCAAACGTTATGTTGGGATACTACAACAAACCAGAACTCACAAAAGAAGTAATTGATGCTGACGGTTGGCTACACACTGGCGATATTGGTAAGCTTGATGAAGGTAAGTATTTAAAAATTACCGACCGTAAGAAAGAAATTTTCAAGACTTCAGGAGGCAAATATGTAGCTCCGCAAGTACTCGAAAATAAAATGAAAGAATCGGTCTTTATTGAGCAAATGATGGTGGTGGGCGAAAGTCAGAAATTCCCTGCGGCTTTGATTATTCCTGAATTCGTAGCTCTTCGTGACTGGTGTAAAACACAAGGAATTGATTATACCACCGATGCCGAAATCATTAAAAATCAGCAAGTTTTAAAATTGATTTTTAGTGAAATTTCGAAATTTAATAAAGAATTTGCCCAATACGAACAAGTAAAGAAATTTACCTTACTTGCCAATCCTTGGACAATCGAAGGAGGAGAAGTAACCCCTACACTTAAACCAAAACGGAAGGTCATTACGGCCAAATACAAAGATTTGATTGATAGAATGTATGAATAA
- a CDS encoding glutathionylspermidine synthase family protein: MNLKKLAISPEASLRNIGWNWMLGEDTLPYITNEMVAVSEEEAEAYFEAANELYEMYIEAAQHIIDNERFIELGIPENLIELVKHSWENDANWHIYGRFDLSGGVSGKPIKLIEFNADTATCIPETAVVQWASLKANGLDESSQFNTLYESFVEQFRELHRQNPTFEKTLLISTMKDFPEDDTNMQVLGEAAKEAGFEVAFEYIENVEFSPIEGIYKQNPTDGSFTRYDFWFKLIPWEYIGWDEPELAQILTEISRNNKAVILNPAYTLLFQSKAILKVLWELYPNHPLLLETRSKPILGKVCVEKVLFGREGANVRIISTSGVATNSTDGEYFEQATVFQEYTDFIQDSVGNSYQAGVFFVGEASGLGYRRGGKILDNKAQFCGHLIE, encoded by the coding sequence ATGAATTTAAAGAAATTAGCAATTTCACCAGAGGCATCTCTTCGCAATATTGGTTGGAACTGGATGCTCGGTGAAGATACTTTGCCATATATTACCAACGAAATGGTAGCGGTTTCGGAAGAGGAAGCCGAAGCCTATTTTGAGGCTGCCAACGAATTATACGAAATGTATATTGAAGCTGCTCAACACATAATTGATAATGAACGTTTTATCGAATTAGGAATTCCCGAAAATTTGATAGAATTAGTGAAACATTCTTGGGAAAATGATGCTAATTGGCATATTTATGGTCGTTTTGATTTGAGTGGAGGCGTAAGTGGGAAACCAATTAAACTCATCGAATTTAATGCAGATACCGCTACTTGTATTCCCGAAACGGCGGTTGTTCAATGGGCTTCACTGAAAGCCAATGGATTAGACGAGAGCAGTCAGTTTAATACTTTATATGAATCTTTTGTAGAACAATTTCGGGAATTGCACCGTCAGAATCCAACGTTTGAAAAAACGCTATTGATTTCAACAATGAAAGATTTTCCTGAAGATGATACCAATATGCAGGTTTTGGGCGAAGCAGCAAAAGAAGCGGGCTTCGAAGTAGCCTTTGAATACATTGAAAATGTTGAGTTTTCACCCATTGAGGGCATTTATAAGCAAAATCCAACCGATGGTAGTTTTACAAGATACGATTTTTGGTTTAAACTCATCCCATGGGAATATATTGGTTGGGACGAACCCGAATTAGCTCAAATTTTGACCGAAATTTCAAGAAATAATAAAGCGGTTATTCTAAATCCAGCATATACTTTACTTTTTCAATCGAAGGCTATCTTGAAAGTTTTATGGGAGCTTTATCCAAATCATCCATTGCTGTTAGAAACTCGTTCGAAGCCAATTTTGGGCAAAGTTTGCGTAGAAAAAGTGCTTTTCGGACGAGAAGGAGCAAACGTACGAATCATTTCAACTTCGGGGGTTGCTACTAATAGTACAGATGGAGAATACTTTGAGCAAGCAACAGTTTTTCAAGAATATACCGATTTTATACAAGATTCGGTAGGGAATTCATATCAAGCAGGAGTATTTTTTGTTGGAGAAGCCAGTGGATTAGGTTATCGACGAGGCGGAAAAATCTTGGATAATAAAGCTCAATTTTGTGGGCATTTGATTGAATAG